Below is a window of Mycolicibacterium rhodesiae NBB3 DNA.
GAGGTTCTCGACGTCGCGCGGATGGTCCTGTTCGGGCAGGTCGGCCGCGAACTGGTCAACCTGATCAACGCGCACGGTCCGTACGCCGTCGGCGTCACGGGGGAGGATGCGCATCTGTTCACCGCGGTGCGGCGTGACGTCACCGTCGACGGGGTGGCGACCGACATCGGTCTGGTCGGAGACGTCGAGCGGGTCGATGCGGACTCACTGCTCGATCTCATTGTTGCGGGACGGATTCCAGTGGTCTCGACGATCGCACCTGACGCCGACGGCGTGGTGCACAACATCAACGCCGACACCGCTGCGGCCGCGCTGGCCGAGGCCCTCGGCGCCGAGAAGCTCGTGATGCTGACCGACATCGAGGGCCTCTACACCGATTGGCCGGACCGCAACTCGTTGGTCAGCGAGATCGACACCGCCGCACTGACGCAGCTGCTGCCCACGTTGGAGTCCGGCATGGTGCCCAAGATCGAGGCCTGCCTGCGTGCGGTGTCCGGAGGTGTGCCGAGCGCACACGTCATCGACGGCCGCGTCGAGCATTGCGTGCTGGTGGAATTGTTCACCGACGAGGGGACGGGAACGAAGGTGGTGCGTCCGGCGACGACGCCGGAGCGAGGTACGAGCTCTGGCAAGGAGACGGACAGGAGTGGTGAAGCATGAGCCTCACTCAACGCTGGGAAGCGGTGATGATGAACAACTACGGCACGCCGCCACTGGAATTGGCCAGCGGTGACGGCGCCGTGGTGACCGATGTGGACGGCAAGTCCTATCTGGATCTGGTCGGCGGTATCGCGGTCAACGTTCTCGGACACCGCCATCCCGCGGTCATCGAGGCCGTCACGAGGCAGCTGAACACGCTGGGCCACACGTCGAATCTGTATGCGACCGAGCCCGGCATCGCACTGGCCGAGGCGTTGGTCAGCCTGTTCGGCGCCGACCCAGACGTGGGGGCGCGGGTGTTCTTCTGCAACTCGGGTGCAGAAGCCAACGAGGTCGCGTTCAAGATCTCGCGGCTCACCGGCCGCACGAAACTCGTTGCCGCTCAGAACGCGTTCCACGGCCGCACCATGGGCGCGCTCGCCCTGACCGGGCAGCCGGCCAAGCAGGCACCGTTCGCCCCGCTGCCCGGTGACGTCACCCACGTTCCGTACGGCGACGTCGGGGCGCTCGAAGCCGCGGTGGACGACGAGACTGCGGCAGTGTTCCTCGAGCCGATCATGGGGGAGGGCGGTGTCGTGACGCCGCCCGCCGGTTACCTGGTGGCAGCCCGCGAGATCACCGCTGCACATGGAGCCCTGCTCGTGCTCGACGAGGTGCAGACGGGAATGGGCCGTACCGGAGCATTTTTCGCTCATCAACACGACGGCATCACCCCCGATGTGGTGACCCTGGCAAAGGGACTCGGCGGCGGGCTGCCCATCGGCGCGTGCATCGCGACGGGGAAGACGGCCGCACTGCTGACCCCAGGCCTGCACGGCAGCACCTTCGGCGGCAATCCCGTCTGCACGGCCGCGGCCCTTGCGGTGCTACAGGTCCTCGCCGACGACGACCTCGTCGGCCGGGCCGGGGTCCTCGGAAAGACGCTGCACCACGGCATCGAGTCGATTCGCCATCCGCTCGTCGATCACGTCCGCGGCCGCGGGCTGATGTGCGGCATCGTCCTCACCTCCGAGGTCGCCAAGCCGGTCGAGGCCGCGGCCAGAGAGGCGGGCTTCCTCGTGAACGCCGCCGCCCCCAACGTGATCCGGCTGGTCCCGCCGCTGATCCTGACCGAAGCGCAGGTCGACGACTTCGTCGGCGCGCTACCGAAGATGCTGGACGCCGGCGCGACTGGAGGTTCTCAATGACCCGCCATCTCCTGCGTGACGACGACCTCACACCCGAGGAACAGGCGGAGGTGCTCGCGCTTGCCGCGGAACTGAAGAACGCACCCTTCGGCCGTCGGCCGCTGGACGGTCCCCGCGGTGTCGCCGTCATCTTCGACAAGAACTCCACCCGTACGCGGTTCTCCTTCGAGATCGGCATCGCCCAACTCGGTGGTCACGCCGTCGTGGTCGACGGACGCAGCACACAGCTCGGCCGGGACGAGACGCTGGAGGACACCGGCCGGGTGCTCTCACGTTACGTCGACGCCATCGTGTGGCGGACGTTCGCCCAAGATCGTTTGACGGCAATGGCTTCCGGGGCGACGGTACCGATCGTCAACGCGCTTTCCGACGAGTTCCACCCGTGCCAAGTGCTCGCCGACCTGCAGACGCTCGATGAGCGCGTCGGCACGTTGAACGGCTTGCGGCTGTCGTACTTCGGCGACGGCGCAAACAACATGGCCCACTCGTTGATGTTGGGCGGAGTCACCGCGGGCATCCACGTCACCATCGCTGCCCCCGTCGGTTTCGAACCGGACCCGGGGGTGGTCTCCGCTGCGAAGAAACGTGCCGCCGAAACGGGTGCCTCGGTGACCGTGACGACGGACGCAGACGCCGCTGCTGACGGGACCGACGTGCTCGTCACCGACACGTGGACATCGATGGGCCAGGAGAATGACGGCCTGGACCGGGTGGGGCCGTTCAAACCGTTCCAGGTCAATTCGGCGCTGCTCGCGCGGGCGCAGATGAATGCGATTGTTCTGCACTGTCTTCCGGCGCATCGCGGCGAAGAGATCACCGACGACGTGATCGACGGACCACAGAGCGCGGTGTGGGACGAAGCCGAGAACCGGTTGCATGCGCAGAAGGCGCTGCTGGTGTGGCTGTTGGAGCGATCATGACGAACGCGGCCACCCGAGCGGGGCGGCAGGCTCGTATCGTGTCGATCCTGTCATCGCAATCCATTCACAGCCAGGGCGAGCTGGCGACCATGCTCGCCGACGAGGGCATCGACGTCACGCAGGCGACGTTGTCGCGCGACTTGGAAGAACTCGGCGCCGTCAAGCTCCGTGGCGCCGACGGCGGTGTCGGCGTGTACGTCGTTCCCGAAGACGGTAGCCCGGTCCGCGGCGTTTCCGGTGGCACCGAACGGATGTCGCGGCTGCTGGCCGACCTCCTGGTGTCCACCGACGCCAGCGGCAATCTCGCGGTGCTGCGTACACCGCCGGGGGCCGCGCATTACCTTGCCAGCGCGATGGATCGCGCTGCGCTGCCCTACGTGGTCGGTACCGTGGCCGGCGACGACACCATCCTGGTGATCGCCCGCGAGCCGATGACCGGCACCGAACTGGCAGCGAAACTCGAAAGCATCCAACAAGGAGGAGATTAAGTTGCCAAAATCGGCGTCCGAGCGCGTCATCCTGGCGTATTCCGGCGGTCTGGACACCTCGGTCGCGATCAGCTGGATCGGCAAGGAGACCGGGCGTGAGGTCGTCGCTGTGGCCATCGATCTGGGCCAGGGCGGCGAGGACATGGAGGTGGTCCGGCAACGCGCGATCGACTGCGGCGCCGTCGAAGCGGTCGTCGTCGATGCCAAGGACGAATTCGCCGAGCAGTATTGCCTTCCAGCCATTCAGTCCAATGCGCTGTACATGGACCGGTACCCGCTGGTGTCGGCGCTGAGTCGGCCGCTGATCGTCAAGCATCTGGTGGCCGCGGCGCGTGAGCACGGCGGCGGGATCGTGGCGCACGGTTGCACCGGCAAGGGCAACGACCAAGTGCGTTTCGAGGTCGGATTCGCCTCGCTGGCGCCGGATCTCGAGGTTCTCGCACCCGTTCGCGACTATGCGTGGACCCGCGAGAAGGCCATCGCGTTCGCCGAGGAGAACGCGATCCCGATCAACGTGTCCAAGCGCTCACCGTTCTCCATCGACCAGAACGTCTGGGGCCGTGCGGTGGAGACCGGCTTCCTCGAGCACCTCTGGAACGCGCCGACCAAGGATGTCTACGACTACACCGAGGATCCCACCGTCAACTGGAACACCCCCGATGAGGTCATCGTCGGGTTCGAACGCGGCGTGCCCGTGTCGATCGACGGCCGCGACGTCAGCGTGCTCCAGGCCATCGAGGAACTCAACCGCCGCGGCGGCGAACAGGGCGTCGGCCGGCTCGACGTCGTCGAGGACCGGCTCGTCGGCATCAAGAGCCGCGAGATCTACGAGGCGCCCGGGGCGATGGTGCTCATCACCGCGCACACCGAACTCGAACACGTGACCCTGGAGCGCGAGCTCGGCCGGTTCAAGCGCGGTACCGATCAGAAGTGGGGCGAGCTGGTGTACGACGGTCTCTGGTACTCCCCGCTGAAGGCGGCGCTGGAGTCGTTCGTCGCGAAGACTCAGGAACATGTCTCCGGGGAGATCCGGATGGTGCTGCACGGCGGGCACATCGCGGTCAACGGGCGGCGCAGCGCGGAGTCGCTCTACGACTTCAATCTCGCGACCTACGACGAGGGTGACACGTTCGACCAGTCGTCGGCCAAGGGTTTTGTCCATGTGCACGGCCTGTCGTCGAAGATCTCCGCACAACGAGACCTCGCAGGTCAGTGATGAGCCGCTTGCGCGAAGAGCATCAGCTATGAGTACGAACGAGGGTTCGCTGTGGGGCGGCCGGTTCACCGACGGACCATCGGACGCCCTTGCCGCCCTGAGCAAATCGACCCACTTCGACTGGGTGCTGGCGCCATACGACATCGCCGCGTCGAAGGCGCACGCGCGGGTGTTGTCCCGGGCCGGGTTGCTCACCGACGAGCAGCGCGACGGCCTGCTGGTCGGCCTGGACAACCTGGCCTCCGATGTCGCCGACGGCAGCTTCGGCCCGCTGGTCACCGACGAGGACGTGCACGGTGCGCTGGAGCGCGGGCTGATCGACCGGGTGGGGGAAGATCTCGGCGGACGCCTGCGGGCGGGCCGGTCACGTAATGACCAGGTGGCCACGCAGTTTCGGATGTGGCTTCGCGATGCGATCAGGCGCATCGCCGACGGAGCTCTCGAGGTCGTATCCGCGCTGGCGACTCAGGCCGCGGCGCATCCGACCGCGATCATGCCCGGCAAGACGCATCTGCAGTCCGCGCAGCCGATCCTGCTCGCACACCATCTGCTCGCCCACGCACACCCGCTGCTCCGCGACGTCGATCGGCTGGTCGACTTCGACAAGCGAGCCGCGGTATCGCCCTACGGGTCCGGGGCACTGGCGGGGTCCTCGCTCGGGCTCGATCCCGATGCGATCGCCGAGGAGTTGGGCTTCGACGCCGCTGCCGACAACTCCGTCGACGCCACCGCGTCGCGCGACTTCGCTGCCGAGGCGTCCTTCGTCTTCTCGATGATCGGTGTCGATCTGTCGCGGCTGGCCGAGGACATCATCCTCTGGAGCACAACAGAGTTCGGCTATGTGACGCTGCACGACTCATGGTCGACCGGAAGTTCGATCATGCCGCAGAAGAAGAACCCCGACATCGCCGAGCTGGCACGCGGCAAGTCGGGCCGGCTGATCGGCAACCTGACCGGGCTGCTGGCGACGCTGAAAGCCCAACCGCTGGCGTACAACCGGGATCTGCAGGAGGACAAGGAGCCGGTGTTCGACTCCGTCCTCCAGCTGGAATTGCTGCTGCCCGCGATGGCGGGTCTGGTGTCGACCCTGCGTTTCGACGTCGACCGGATGGCAGAACTGGCCCCGCTCGGCTACACGCTGGCGACCGATGTCGCCGAGTGGTTGGTGCAACGAGGCGTGCCGTTCCGGGTGGCGCACGAGGCGGCGGGCGCTGCGGTGCGCGCCGCGGAGGCGCGCGGGGTCGGTCTGGAAGATCTCGAGGACGCAGAGCTCGCCGGTATCCATCCCGAGCTGACATCGCAGGTGCGCGAGGTGCTCACCATCGACGGGTCGGTGAACTCAAGGGATGCCAGGGGGGGCACCGCCCCCATCCAGGTGGCCAAGCAGCTCGGCGTCGTGCATGAGACCGCCGACCGGCTCCGGCATCGCCTCCGTCGTTAGTCCTCGGCGGCGGCCAGCCATGCCTCCTCGAGAGATTCCTTGCGCGTCAGCATGTCCTGTAGTTCGGCGTTGAGTTCGCCCACCCGCACGTGATCGGCGGCCGCCTCGGCCATCGACTCGTGAATCGCGGCGATCTGTTTCTCGAGCTTTTCCAGCTGACCTTCGATGCGCGCCATTTCCTTCCCGGTGCGTCGCTCCCGCGCCGAGGCCGACTCGCCGCGCTGCGGTTCGGCCGCGGCCGGCTCGACGGACTCCCGCGCCGCGCGATCCGCAAGGTACTGCTCGATACCGCCGGGCAGCAGATCGCATCGGCCGCCGCCGGTGAGCGCATACGTGACATCGGAGACCCGTTCCAGGAAGTATCTGTCGTGCGTGACGACGATCAGCGTCCCTGCCCAGCCGTCGAGGTAGTCCTCGATCACCGTCAAGGTATCGATGTCCAAATCGTTGGTCGGCTCGTCGAGTAGCAGCACATTGGGCTCGTCGAGCAGCAGCCGCAGGAACTGCAGCCGTCGCCGTTCCCCACCGGACAGCTCGGACAGCCGCGTGGTCAGCTTGTCGCCGGTGAATCCGAAATCCTTCAACAAAGTGTCAGCGGAGATCTCCCGGCCACCGGCCAATTCGGTGATCCGGCGGCGGTTCTCGACCGCATCGAGCACCCGCTCGGAACCGTCGAGCTCGACCAGCGCCTGGCTGAGGTAGCCGATCTTGAGCGTCTTGCCCCGCTTGATGTTGCCGGACGCGGGCTGCAGTTCATCCGCAAGGAGCCGCAGTACCGACGTCTTTCCGGTGCCGTTCACACCGACCAGCCCGATCCGCGCCCCGGGCCCGATCGACCAGTCGATGCGATCCAGCACGACGTTCGATCCGACTTCCAGCCGGACGCGGTGCAGATCGAAGACGTCCTTACCCAAGCGCGTGGTCGCAAACGTCTGCAGCCCAAGCGAATCGCGTGGCGGCGGCTCGTTGGCGATGAGGTCGTTGGCCGCCTGGATTCGGAACTTCGGCTTGGACGTCCGCGCCGGCGGGCCGCGCCGCAGCCACGCCAGTTCCTTTCGCATCAGGTTCTGACGTCTGGCCTCGACTCCGGCAGCCACCCGGGTGCGTTCGGCGCGGGCCAGGACATACGCCGCGTACCCGCCCTCATACGCGTCTACGACGCCGTCGTGCACCTCCCACGTACTCGTGCACACCGCATCGAGGAACCAGCGGTCGTGGCTCACCACCACCAACGCCTTGGCGCGCCGCGCGTTCAGGTGCTGCGCGAGCCAGCCGATCACCTCGACGTCGAGATGGTTGGTGGGCTCGTCGAGCACGAGCACGTCATGGCCGGCGATTAGTTCGGTCGCCAGCGCCACCCGCCGCCGCTCGCCGCCAGACAGCCGGCCGACCTCGCTGTCGAGGTCGACACCGGAGAGTAGATGCGATACGACGTCACGGGTACCGGGCTCGGCAGCCCAGACATGGTCGGGGCGCCCGCCGACGATCACGTCCCGCACGGTCGCGCCGCCGAACTCGTCGCTCTGGCGCAGATAACCCACCGACAACCCCGAGGTGTGCGTCACGCGCCCCGAGTCGGGCGACCGAGTGCCGGTCAGCACCTGCAGCAGCGTCGTCTTACCGTCGCCATTTCGTCCGACGACACCCACCGCGTCGCCCTCGTCGAGCCCCAGGCTGACGGCGTTGAGTAGCGTGCGGGTGCCGTACCCCACGCTCGCGCGTTCGACATTGACCAGGTTCGCCATCGCGGCCCGATGATAGGTGGCCGGCCATGCGGCACGGTCGGGCGACTGCACCCTCGTCAATCTCGGCGTCGTCTCAGACCGCTATGCCATGATCAACTCGGCATTCGGGGGATTTAGCGGCTAGGGGAGTGTGCGCAGGTGGACCTTTCAGGACTGACCAGACCGGTGGGGCGATTGGTGGCCACCGCACAGAACGGGCTGGAGGTGCTGCGCTACGGCGGCCTGGAGACCGGGGCGGTGCCCTCGCCGTTCCAGATCATCCAGAGCGTGCCGATGTACCGGCTGCGGCGCTACTTCCCGCCCGACTCACGGCCGGAAGCCAAGAAGCCCGGACCTCCCGTCCTGATGGTCCACCCGATGATGATGTCGGCCGACATGTGGGACGTCACCCGCGAGGAGGGCGCGGTCGGGATCCTGCACCGCGCCGGCATCGATCCGTGGGTGATCGATTTCGGATCGCCCGACAAGATCGAGGGCGGCATGGATCGCAACCTCGCCGACCATGTCGTCGCGCTGAGTGAGGCCATCGACACCGTGAAAGAGGTGACCGGCCGCGACGTCCATCTGGCCGGTTACTCGCAGGGTGGCATGTTCGCCTATCAATCGGCGGCGTACCGGCGGTCGAAGGACCTCGCCAGCATCATCGCGTTCGGTTCACCGGTCGATACCCTGGCCGCTCTGCCGATGAACATGCCTGCCAGCATCGCGCCCGCGGCGGCGGACTTCATGGCAGACCACGTGTTCAGCCGCATGGACATTCCGGGTTGGCTGGCGCGCACCGGCTTTCAGATGCTCGACCCGATCAAGACCGCGCAGTCGCGCATCGACTTCCTCCGTCAGTTGCACGACCGTGAGGCACTGTTGCCGCGTGAGCAGCAACGGCGATTCCTGCAGTCCGAAGGATGGATCGCGTGGTCGGGTCCCGCGATCGCCGAGCTGCTCAAGCAGTTCATCGCGCACAACCGCATGATGAGCGGCGGCTTCTCGATCCACGGTGACCTGGTGACGCTGTCGGACATCGAGTGTCCGGTGCTGGCCGTCGTCGGCGAGGTCGACGACATCGGTCAGCCCGCGTCGGTTCGCGGGATCAAGCGCGCCGCGCCGAAGGCGGATGTCTACGAATTCCTGATCCGCGCAGGGCATTTCGGTCTCGTCGTTGGCTCCAAGGCGTCGACGCAGACCTGGCCTGCGGTCGCTCAGTGGGTCAAGTGGATCGACGGCACCGGCGATATGCCCGACGGCGTCACGCCGATGCCGTTGCAGCCGGAGGAGCCCAACGAGACCGGCGTCTCCTTGAGCTCACGTCTGGTCCACGGCACCAACGCGGCCACCGAGATGGTGTTCACCCTCGCCCGGTCGGCAACCGGTGCGCTCGTTGCCGCCAACAAGTCCGCGCGCGCGATCGTCGTCGAGACGTATCGCACCCTGCCTCGCCTCGCGCGGCTGGGCCAGATCAACGACCACACCCGAATCTCGCTGGGCCGGATCATGTCCGAACAGGCTCGCGATCTGCCCAACGGCGAAGCGCTGCTGTTCGACGGCCGTGTCCACACCTACGAGGCGGTGGACCGTCGCATCAACAACGTCGTGCGCGGTCTGATCGAAGTCGGTGTGCGGCAGGGCGCGCACGTCGGCGTGCTCATGGAGACCCGCCCGAGTGCACTGGTCGCGATCGCGGCACTGTCGCGTCTCGGTGCCGTCGCCGTGCTGATGCCGCCCGACGCCGACCTGGTGACCGCTGCCCGCCTCGGGGCGGTGTCCGACATCATCGCCGACCCGAGCAACCTCGACGCGGCACGCAAATTGAACATGCGCGTGCTGGTCCTCGGTGGTGGCGAAGTGCGCGACCTGGATCTCCCAGAACACGCCGACGTGATCGACATGGAGAAGATCGACCCCGATGTCGTCGACCTGCCCGGCTGGTACCGCCCCAACCCCGGATTGGCGCGCGACTTGGCGTTCATCGGGTTCACCTCCATCGCCGGCACGTTCGTCGCGCGTCAGATCACCAACCATCGCTGGGCGCTGTCGGCGTTAGGCACCGCATCGGCGGCGAACCTCGGGCGCGGCGACACGGTCTACTGTCTGACTCCGCTGCATCATCAGTCCGGTCTATTGGTCGCACTCGGTGGCGCGGTAGTCGGTGGATCGCGCATCGCGTTGTCGCGGGGTCTACGCCCGGACCGGTTCCTTCAAGAGATCCGTCAGTACGGCGTCACCGTCGTCTCCTACACGTGGGCGATGCTGCGCGACGTCATCGACGACCCGTCGTTCTCGCTCACGGGGAGCCACCCGGTGCGGTTGTTCATCGGCTCCGGCATGCCGACCGGCCTGTGGCAACGCGTCGTGGAGGTGTTCGAGCCCGCCCGCATCGTCGAATTCTTCGCGACGTCGGACGGGCAGGCGGTGCTGGCCAACGTGGCGGGGGCCAAGATCGGCAGCAAGGGCAGGCCGCTGCCCGGCAGCGGGGAGATCGCGTTGGCTGCCTACGACGCGGAGGACGACCTGATCCTCGAGGACGAACGCGGATTCGTGCGTCGCGCAGACACCAACGAGGTGGGTGTCCTGCTGGCCCACCCGCGCGGTCCGGTCGACCCCACGGCTTCGGTCAAGCGCGGGGTTTTCGCGCCCGCGGACACGTGGGTGTCGTCGGAGTATCTGTTCCGACGCGACGAGGACGGCGACTACTGGCTCGTCGACAATCGCAGCACGGTCATCCACACCCCCCGCGGTGTCGTCTACGCCGCGACGGTGAACGATGCCGTCAGCCGCCTCGGCGCGGTGGATCTTGCGGTGACCTATGGCGTGGACGCCGACGGGGAGCATCTCGCGGTGACGGCGCTCGCGCTGCGGCCCGGCGGCACAATCCCTTCTGCTGATCTGTCCGAAGCGCTCGCGGATCTGGCGGTGGGCAATCCACCCGACATCGTGCACGTGGTGCCGGAGATGACG
It encodes the following:
- the argB gene encoding acetylglutamate kinase, with amino-acid sequence MTPATPVKAQVLAAALPWLKQLHGRIVVVKYGGNAMTDDTLKAAFAADMVFLRNCGIRPVVVHGGGPQISAMLKKLGIEGDFKGGFRVTTPEVLDVARMVLFGQVGRELVNLINAHGPYAVGVTGEDAHLFTAVRRDVTVDGVATDIGLVGDVERVDADSLLDLIVAGRIPVVSTIAPDADGVVHNINADTAAAALAEALGAEKLVMLTDIEGLYTDWPDRNSLVSEIDTAALTQLLPTLESGMVPKIEACLRAVSGGVPSAHVIDGRVEHCVLVELFTDEGTGTKVVRPATTPERGTSSGKETDRSGEA
- a CDS encoding acetylornithine transaminase, with amino-acid sequence MSLTQRWEAVMMNNYGTPPLELASGDGAVVTDVDGKSYLDLVGGIAVNVLGHRHPAVIEAVTRQLNTLGHTSNLYATEPGIALAEALVSLFGADPDVGARVFFCNSGAEANEVAFKISRLTGRTKLVAAQNAFHGRTMGALALTGQPAKQAPFAPLPGDVTHVPYGDVGALEAAVDDETAAVFLEPIMGEGGVVTPPAGYLVAAREITAAHGALLVLDEVQTGMGRTGAFFAHQHDGITPDVVTLAKGLGGGLPIGACIATGKTAALLTPGLHGSTFGGNPVCTAAALAVLQVLADDDLVGRAGVLGKTLHHGIESIRHPLVDHVRGRGLMCGIVLTSEVAKPVEAAAREAGFLVNAAAPNVIRLVPPLILTEAQVDDFVGALPKMLDAGATGGSQ
- the argF gene encoding ornithine carbamoyltransferase produces the protein MTRHLLRDDDLTPEEQAEVLALAAELKNAPFGRRPLDGPRGVAVIFDKNSTRTRFSFEIGIAQLGGHAVVVDGRSTQLGRDETLEDTGRVLSRYVDAIVWRTFAQDRLTAMASGATVPIVNALSDEFHPCQVLADLQTLDERVGTLNGLRLSYFGDGANNMAHSLMLGGVTAGIHVTIAAPVGFEPDPGVVSAAKKRAAETGASVTVTTDADAAADGTDVLVTDTWTSMGQENDGLDRVGPFKPFQVNSALLARAQMNAIVLHCLPAHRGEEITDDVIDGPQSAVWDEAENRLHAQKALLVWLLERS
- a CDS encoding arginine repressor, with the translated sequence MTNAATRAGRQARIVSILSSQSIHSQGELATMLADEGIDVTQATLSRDLEELGAVKLRGADGGVGVYVVPEDGSPVRGVSGGTERMSRLLADLLVSTDASGNLAVLRTPPGAAHYLASAMDRAALPYVVGTVAGDDTILVIAREPMTGTELAAKLESIQQGGD
- a CDS encoding argininosuccinate synthase, with the protein product MPKSASERVILAYSGGLDTSVAISWIGKETGREVVAVAIDLGQGGEDMEVVRQRAIDCGAVEAVVVDAKDEFAEQYCLPAIQSNALYMDRYPLVSALSRPLIVKHLVAAAREHGGGIVAHGCTGKGNDQVRFEVGFASLAPDLEVLAPVRDYAWTREKAIAFAEENAIPINVSKRSPFSIDQNVWGRAVETGFLEHLWNAPTKDVYDYTEDPTVNWNTPDEVIVGFERGVPVSIDGRDVSVLQAIEELNRRGGEQGVGRLDVVEDRLVGIKSREIYEAPGAMVLITAHTELEHVTLERELGRFKRGTDQKWGELVYDGLWYSPLKAALESFVAKTQEHVSGEIRMVLHGGHIAVNGRRSAESLYDFNLATYDEGDTFDQSSAKGFVHVHGLSSKISAQRDLAGQ
- the argH gene encoding argininosuccinate lyase, translated to MSTNEGSLWGGRFTDGPSDALAALSKSTHFDWVLAPYDIAASKAHARVLSRAGLLTDEQRDGLLVGLDNLASDVADGSFGPLVTDEDVHGALERGLIDRVGEDLGGRLRAGRSRNDQVATQFRMWLRDAIRRIADGALEVVSALATQAAAHPTAIMPGKTHLQSAQPILLAHHLLAHAHPLLRDVDRLVDFDKRAAVSPYGSGALAGSSLGLDPDAIAEELGFDAAADNSVDATASRDFAAEASFVFSMIGVDLSRLAEDIILWSTTEFGYVTLHDSWSTGSSIMPQKKNPDIAELARGKSGRLIGNLTGLLATLKAQPLAYNRDLQEDKEPVFDSVLQLELLLPAMAGLVSTLRFDVDRMAELAPLGYTLATDVAEWLVQRGVPFRVAHEAAGAAVRAAEARGVGLEDLEDAELAGIHPELTSQVREVLTIDGSVNSRDARGGTAPIQVAKQLGVVHETADRLRHRLRR
- a CDS encoding ABC-F family ATP-binding cassette domain-containing protein, yielding MANLVNVERASVGYGTRTLLNAVSLGLDEGDAVGVVGRNGDGKTTLLQVLTGTRSPDSGRVTHTSGLSVGYLRQSDEFGGATVRDVIVGGRPDHVWAAEPGTRDVVSHLLSGVDLDSEVGRLSGGERRRVALATELIAGHDVLVLDEPTNHLDVEVIGWLAQHLNARRAKALVVVSHDRWFLDAVCTSTWEVHDGVVDAYEGGYAAYVLARAERTRVAAGVEARRQNLMRKELAWLRRGPPARTSKPKFRIQAANDLIANEPPPRDSLGLQTFATTRLGKDVFDLHRVRLEVGSNVVLDRIDWSIGPGARIGLVGVNGTGKTSVLRLLADELQPASGNIKRGKTLKIGYLSQALVELDGSERVLDAVENRRRITELAGGREISADTLLKDFGFTGDKLTTRLSELSGGERRRLQFLRLLLDEPNVLLLDEPTNDLDIDTLTVIEDYLDGWAGTLIVVTHDRYFLERVSDVTYALTGGGRCDLLPGGIEQYLADRAARESVEPAAAEPQRGESASARERRTGKEMARIEGQLEKLEKQIAAIHESMAEAAADHVRVGELNAELQDMLTRKESLEEAWLAAAED
- a CDS encoding acyl-CoA synthetase, whose product is MDLSGLTRPVGRLVATAQNGLEVLRYGGLETGAVPSPFQIIQSVPMYRLRRYFPPDSRPEAKKPGPPVLMVHPMMMSADMWDVTREEGAVGILHRAGIDPWVIDFGSPDKIEGGMDRNLADHVVALSEAIDTVKEVTGRDVHLAGYSQGGMFAYQSAAYRRSKDLASIIAFGSPVDTLAALPMNMPASIAPAAADFMADHVFSRMDIPGWLARTGFQMLDPIKTAQSRIDFLRQLHDREALLPREQQRRFLQSEGWIAWSGPAIAELLKQFIAHNRMMSGGFSIHGDLVTLSDIECPVLAVVGEVDDIGQPASVRGIKRAAPKADVYEFLIRAGHFGLVVGSKASTQTWPAVAQWVKWIDGTGDMPDGVTPMPLQPEEPNETGVSLSSRLVHGTNAATEMVFTLARSATGALVAANKSARAIVVETYRTLPRLARLGQINDHTRISLGRIMSEQARDLPNGEALLFDGRVHTYEAVDRRINNVVRGLIEVGVRQGAHVGVLMETRPSALVAIAALSRLGAVAVLMPPDADLVTAARLGAVSDIIADPSNLDAARKLNMRVLVLGGGEVRDLDLPEHADVIDMEKIDPDVVDLPGWYRPNPGLARDLAFIGFTSIAGTFVARQITNHRWALSALGTASAANLGRGDTVYCLTPLHHQSGLLVALGGAVVGGSRIALSRGLRPDRFLQEIRQYGVTVVSYTWAMLRDVIDDPSFSLTGSHPVRLFIGSGMPTGLWQRVVEVFEPARIVEFFATSDGQAVLANVAGAKIGSKGRPLPGSGEIALAAYDAEDDLILEDERGFVRRADTNEVGVLLAHPRGPVDPTASVKRGVFAPADTWVSSEYLFRRDEDGDYWLVDNRSTVIHTPRGVVYAATVNDAVSRLGAVDLAVTYGVDADGEHLAVTALALRPGGTIPSADLSEALADLAVGNPPDIVHVVPEMTFSASCRPLISPLRDAGIPKPSRNAWYLDRDTNRYKRLTVAVRTEIAGG